A section of the Deltaproteobacteria bacterium genome encodes:
- a CDS encoding response regulator transcription factor, which produces MPAARPRILVIEDEPATRRGLCDVLAYRGYQPAAATSGDDGLRQGLAGGVDLVILDPLLPGLDGFELCRALRARDPRLPILMLAASAREEDVLEGFRCGSDDYVTRPFSVPLVLARIDALLRRSGRGEPAPAPFPFGDWWIEPVRLAATRAGASVGLSRRELEILRLLASERGRIVGRRRLLAEVWGCRAPERVETRTVDVHIAKLRRKLGTGRRLIETVRGEGYRLAA; this is translated from the coding sequence ATGCCGGCAGCGCGCCCGCGGATCCTGGTGATCGAGGACGAGCCCGCGACCCGGCGCGGGCTGTGCGACGTGCTCGCCTATCGCGGCTACCAGCCCGCCGCCGCGACCTCGGGCGACGACGGCCTGCGCCAGGGGCTCGCGGGCGGCGTCGACCTCGTGATCCTCGACCCCCTCCTTCCCGGGCTCGACGGCTTCGAGCTGTGCCGCGCGCTCCGCGCGCGCGACCCGCGCCTGCCGATCCTGATGCTCGCCGCCAGCGCGCGGGAGGAGGACGTGCTCGAAGGCTTCCGCTGCGGGAGCGACGACTACGTCACCAGGCCCTTCTCCGTCCCGCTGGTCCTGGCGCGCATCGACGCGCTCCTGCGCCGCAGCGGGCGGGGCGAGCCGGCCCCGGCGCCCTTCCCCTTCGGTGACTGGTGGATCGAGCCCGTGCGGCTCGCCGCCACGCGCGCGGGCGCGTCGGTCGGGCTCTCGCGCCGCGAGCTCGAGATCCTGCGCCTCCTCGCGAGCGAGCGCGGGCGCATCGTCGGACGCCGGCGGCTGCTGGCCGAGGTCTGGGGCTGCCGCGCGCCGGAGCGGGTCGAGACCCGCACCGTCGACGTCCACATCGCGAAGCTGCGCCGCAAGCTCGGCACGGGGCGCCGCCTGATCGAGACCGTGCGCGGCGAAGGCTACCGGCTCGCCGCGTGA